The following proteins are encoded in a genomic region of Chryseobacterium cucumeris:
- a CDS encoding NAD(P)H-hydrate dehydratase, whose translation MKIFTAEQIRSWDQFTISHEPVSSIQLMERASMAAAHWISEHCKNHKKLAVFCGNGNNGGDGLAVSRLLYLKGFDVDVFVSDSKRKFSEDASVNLKRLRDLSGITVRKFDPEEHYHFDEKTIIVDALFGTGLSRPLEGDYKRLVEQLNTKKNIKISIDIPSGLSADEMFDNNPVILKADYTLTFQCWKRTFLHPETGKYTGKVVQLDIDLSKIYADTTDSDYSVIDDQLVGSIFIPRQEFSHKGSYGKAAIIGGSYGKIGAAVLATRSALKTGAGLTFTLAPECGYNILQTSCPEAMFIQGGEQFITNFEMDKDVTCGAGPGLGTHSGTEKGFLSFLKNYSQPLILDADALNIISIDPKNLKLIPKKSIITPHPKEFERLFGSTDNSFERLELARKKAKELDLYIVLKDHHTQVVTPQGKVFYNITGNAGLAKGGSGDILTGILTSLLAQKYSEEETCILGVWLHGSAADIASEKHSKESMLPTDVIDAFGSVFEELNRKAERNL comes from the coding sequence ATGAAAATTTTCACCGCAGAACAGATACGCAGCTGGGATCAGTTTACGATTTCCCATGAGCCGGTTTCTTCTATTCAATTAATGGAAAGAGCTTCAATGGCTGCAGCTCATTGGATTTCGGAACACTGTAAAAACCATAAAAAGCTGGCTGTATTTTGTGGTAACGGAAATAACGGAGGTGACGGCCTGGCTGTCTCAAGGCTACTTTATCTGAAAGGTTTTGATGTAGATGTATTTGTAAGCGATTCCAAAAGGAAATTTTCAGAAGATGCTTCCGTTAACCTGAAAAGACTCCGCGATTTGTCGGGAATTACCGTCAGAAAATTTGATCCTGAAGAACACTATCATTTTGATGAGAAAACCATTATTGTAGATGCTCTTTTCGGAACGGGATTATCCAGACCGTTGGAAGGTGATTATAAAAGGCTTGTTGAACAATTGAATACTAAAAAGAATATTAAGATATCCATCGATATTCCTTCCGGATTGTCTGCAGATGAAATGTTTGATAATAATCCGGTTATTCTGAAAGCTGATTATACACTGACCTTTCAATGTTGGAAAAGAACCTTCCTTCATCCTGAAACAGGGAAATATACCGGAAAAGTAGTACAGCTGGATATTGATTTAAGCAAAATATACGCAGATACAACTGATTCTGATTACTCTGTAATTGATGATCAGCTGGTGGGATCGATATTTATTCCAAGACAGGAATTTTCCCATAAAGGCAGTTATGGTAAGGCTGCCATCATAGGAGGAAGCTATGGAAAAATAGGGGCGGCAGTGCTGGCAACACGATCAGCTCTCAAAACCGGAGCAGGGCTGACCTTTACACTCGCTCCGGAATGCGGATATAATATTTTGCAGACTTCATGCCCTGAAGCCATGTTTATACAAGGAGGGGAGCAGTTTATCACAAATTTTGAGATGGACAAAGATGTTACCTGTGGTGCCGGTCCTGGTCTGGGAACGCATTCCGGTACAGAGAAAGGCTTCTTGAGTTTTTTGAAAAACTATTCTCAGCCATTGATTCTGGATGCAGATGCATTGAATATTATTTCAATTGATCCAAAAAATTTGAAACTCATTCCCAAAAAATCAATCATAACTCCTCATCCGAAAGAGTTTGAAAGACTTTTCGGAAGTACAGATAATTCTTTTGAAAGACTTGAACTGGCAAGGAAAAAGGCAAAAGAACTTGATCTTTATATTGTCCTTAAAGACCACCATACCCAGGTTGTTACTCCGCAGGGAAAAGTATTCTATAATATAACCGGAAATGCAGGTCTTGCGAAAGGAGGAAGCGGAGATATTCTTACCGGAATTCTCACTTCGCTTCTGGCTCAGAAATACTCTGAAGAGGAGACTTGTATTCTTGGGGTATGGCTGCATGGCAGCGCTGCCGATATTGCTTCAGAAAAACATTCAAAAGAATCGATGCTGCCTACTGATGTCATTGATGCCTTTGGGTCTGTTTTCGAAGAACTGAACAGAAAGGCGGAGAGAAATCTGTAA
- the mscL gene encoding large conductance mechanosensitive channel protein MscL: MGFVKEFKEFAFKGNVLDLAVGVIIGAAFGKIVSSLVEDVITPLILNPALKAAGAENIAKLSWNGVAYGNFLSAVISFLCIAMVLFWIIKFANKVNKKEAPAPAGPTEDQKLLMEIRDLLKSKNI, translated from the coding sequence ATGGGATTTGTAAAAGAATTTAAAGAGTTTGCCTTTAAGGGCAATGTTCTCGATCTTGCTGTCGGTGTGATCATTGGGGCAGCATTTGGCAAAATTGTTTCCTCATTAGTGGAAGATGTAATCACTCCTCTTATACTCAACCCGGCATTGAAAGCCGCCGGTGCAGAAAACATTGCAAAACTTTCTTGGAATGGTGTTGCGTACGGAAATTTCCTTTCAGCAGTAATCAGTTTCCTTTGTATTGCGATGGTTCTTTTCTGGATCATTAAATTCGCCAATAAAGTAAACAAAAAAGAGGCTCCTGCTCCTGCCGGACCTACAGAAGATCAAAAATTACTGATGGAGATCAGAGATTTGCTGAAAAGCAAAAATATCTAA
- a CDS encoding D-2-hydroxyacid dehydrogenase, with amino-acid sequence MKVLANDGLDQSGIDALTEKGFEVITTKVPQEFLVDYINEHKIRTLLVRSATQVRKDIIDGCPSIDIIGRGGVGMDNIDVDYAREKGIHVINTPSASSESVAELVFAHLFSGARFLQDSNRKMPVVGDTEFAGLKKAYAAGIELRGKTIGIVGMGRIGQEVARIALGLGMRVIAADNNVGRASIKVKFYNNQFINVDIETEPLQDVLKHSDFITLHVPAQKDGYMIGKDEFEIMKDGVAVVNCSRGGVIDEAALIQALDSGKVRFAGLDVFINEPTPSKEILTHSKISLTPHTGASTLEAQDRIGLSLAEQISSILQIQ; translated from the coding sequence GATCAATCTGGAATAGATGCATTGACAGAAAAAGGCTTTGAGGTGATTACTACAAAAGTTCCCCAGGAATTTTTAGTAGATTATATTAATGAGCACAAAATCCGCACCTTATTGGTGAGAAGTGCCACACAGGTAAGAAAAGATATTATTGATGGATGTCCGTCTATCGACATTATTGGAAGAGGAGGTGTTGGTATGGATAATATTGACGTAGATTATGCAAGAGAAAAAGGGATTCATGTGATCAACACTCCTTCAGCATCATCGGAATCTGTGGCTGAGCTTGTTTTCGCCCATTTGTTTTCCGGGGCGAGATTTCTTCAGGATTCTAACAGAAAAATGCCAGTTGTAGGAGATACTGAATTTGCAGGTCTTAAAAAAGCATATGCTGCAGGTATCGAACTGAGAGGAAAAACCATCGGTATTGTAGGAATGGGAAGAATCGGCCAGGAAGTGGCAAGAATTGCTTTAGGACTTGGGATGAGAGTGATTGCCGCTGATAATAACGTCGGAAGAGCAAGTATCAAAGTGAAATTTTACAACAACCAGTTCATCAATGTTGATATCGAAACAGAGCCGTTACAGGATGTTTTAAAACATTCAGACTTCATTACTTTACACGTTCCTGCACAGAAGGACGGTTATATGATCGGAAAGGATGAGTTTGAAATAATGAAAGACGGAGTAGCTGTTGTAAACTGTTCAAGAGGTGGAGTTATTGATGAAGCAGCTTTAATTCAGGCTTTAGATTCAGGAAAAGTACGATTTGCCGGTTTAGATGTTTTCATTAATGAGCCAACACCATCAAAAGAAATCCTTACTCATTCTAAAATTTCCCTTACCCCTCACACGGGAGCTTCTACTCTTGAAGCGCAGGATAGAATAGGGCTTTCCCTGGCAGAGCAGATTTCAAGTATCTTACAGATTCAATAA